In Monodelphis domestica isolate mMonDom1 chromosome 1, mMonDom1.pri, whole genome shotgun sequence, the sequence cccaagaaaaccccatgaatagCTATGGTTCAAAGAGTCATGAAGACTCtgacatgactcaacaacaaaaggGATAGTAGTGCTCAAAGCAAATGGTTCCTATCAGGCAGAGCAAATTGAAAGATCACTTAAATAAATGAAAGGGAGGAAAGTTAAGAGGCTAGGACATATTGGACTCATAGCAGGTAGACCTTACCAGCAGAGCACACTGAAAGTGAATGAAGGTCAGAAAAGGAGCAAGAGGCTAAGGTGAGAGGCAGAGGGGGTAAAAGATGACCAAGGGGCCAGATTGGGgagcagaatagaaaaaaattaaggactaCACTGAATTCAGGCCAAGAGGCATTTGAGCAGATTAGCACCGTAGAAGCATACAGATTTAGTGGCATGGACACGTATACTTAGAAAATCTGCCTGTAAAAATTATATGGGTTTCTGCTACTGGAATATAATATCTGCTCTACCTATCAGATAGAGATCACAGATGTGATAGCACTTTGAAAagtacaaaatacataaaatccaaggcattagaaaatataataatgaaatactTTATAAAAGTATCAAATAATGACCTTTAGTCAGCTAAATATCAAATCAATCTCTTCCATttagcagaaataataacaatattaaactCTATAAATAGAAGAAAAGCCATGAGAATAATCCTTCATTTGTAGAGGTTATCATGGatttagatattttattaaaattctatCTTACACTGTTGCTTTACAGCTAAAGCTAAATTGTTGTCCAATTATAAACTTCTAGGTTTTAGGTCACTGTGTTTTTCATTGCCTTTAGGCTAAAATTTCAGCATTTAAGCTAAAATTCaaaaatacacatttatttatttatttatttatttattatttaagtgctttacttaaaaaaagttattttttttattctgaacttaaacaccAGATAAAGTGGGAATACCCACATACATAGTAGAAACAGtttggtgtgtgtgtgagagaaatTGCTCATACAGCTTGCATAGCATATATTCTGACTAATGGTATTGTAAGGGAGTGAATGCAGATGATAAAATACAGGAATAATTACTCAAGGAAACGAAAATCTCATACACATTGCTTTGGATATTGCTAAATGATCTAGTTGCATGATGGCTTGAGTGAGGGCTTtgggagtcagaaagtcctgaatTAATCCTACTTCACATATGTATAATCTGTTGACCCATGACAAGTAATTTAACTGTTTCagcttcaattttctcacctgGGAAACAAGGATAATCTCACAGGGTTACTGTCtatacaaagcattttgcaaaccttgaaataCAGAACtacatataaatgtcagctactaTTATTACTGGCAAGTTGATTTAGTTTCAAAATAGTAATGAGGACAAATGAGCAAAGGGACAGTTGAAAAAATAGAGTGCTTCAGTTagcacatttctttttctttcttttttttaaacccttaccatctgtcttggaattaatactgtgtattggctccaagaaagaagggctaggcaatggggggggggggggtcaagtgacttgcccagggtcacacagctgagaagtgtctgaggccagatttgaaccaggatctcccatctctaggcctggctctcaattcactgagctacccagttgtccccttaaatttaacctttacactaggcaatgggggtcaagtgacttgcccagggtcacacagctgggaagtgtctgagtccagatttgaacctaggacccctgtctctagacctggctctcaatccactgagccacccagctgccccagttaGCACATTTCTTTaagatgtatataaaaatattttataaacatgaTTTATtctcacaactttttttttttgtagagaaAAATAGGACagtagaatcatagatctagagccagaagggacctcagaggtcatctagtctagccccctcattttacagatgacagaaCTCAGACCCTAAGAgcttcagtgacttacccagggtccaaTGATCTATTATTGCAGGTTGTCCAATGCTATACTCAGAAATCTTAGAATTCCTAATTCTCAAGCATTAGCAAGTCtttatccttaccttctatcttggaatcaatacctaggtcacacagctaggaagagtcacatttgaacccaggacctcctgtctcgcAATCCATCGAGTCACCTAGCTGGCCCCAGAATTATCAATTCTTTAATACTAGAGAACATACTAAAAAAGACAAGCATTGATGGTGTAGCATTACTCCAATAGCTGTTCAGAAATATGAAGTCACCTTAAGACTTATTtgtgggggcatctgggtagctcagtgaattgaaagccaggtctagagatgggaactcctaggttcaaatctggcctcagacgcttcctaggtgtgtgaccctgggcaagtcatttaaccctcattgcctagcccttactgttcttctgccttggaaccaatgcacagtattgattccaagatggaaggtaagggtttaaaaaaaaaaagacttatttgTTCTTGGCCCTAAAGCTTTTCTTAACTACTCAAAATTTTTTGCCAGGGATTCCTTCTGATATGATACATAACTGGATAACTCAGAAATACATTCATTTTCCTTGGAGGGGTATAAGCAAAAAGGAGGGAATTCATGACAAATTTGCAACTTTaaccttaaaacaataaaatttaataaaccCAATAAAGCTTTTATTATACTGTTACCAAAAATTCCTCTGGTGAAACAGGTCTTAAGAGGCCAACTCTCTTTCTCTACACTATGTCACCATGCCTCTCAGAAATTACTTTCTAATATTTATCTATGACCTTTTTCTAAatattgcaaatatgaaaatTAGCTGGAAGAGTCCTATTCCAACCAATGAGAGAATGACtctaataaataacaaaattggGGCTaggagaaaggaagtgatttgCACAACCTCCTAGGGCCAGTAATGGGTGCAGGTCAGAATCTAAATCTACAGTCTGGAGCTACTTCCCACTCACTACTCTACACAATCAACCTTAAACTCTATGATGGATTTTGGAGAGCTTTAAAAAACAAGTCTCGAAACATGACAATTCTGAGAactattaaataaacttttaagtcagtgataattaataattaaatatttaaaacataatcCAACTCTTGGGATGGTTTAGTGTCATATATAGACAATTATCCAATCAGCAAGTGTAGTATGTTCCAAAGAAGAGGTAGGAGACCAATGCTCCTCTCCTACCCcataattttaagaaattctttttggtcttcattaattattaatttggACAGTTTGAGGCCAGGAAGGTACCCTCAGGTTAAGAAGTTATTTAGTTTAAAGAGTGATTCCAATTATTAAAAAGCATAAGCCATAATCTTcctacaaaatactttttcaattattttgattttcctaCCTGCTTCCTAAGAcgtcttatttttaaaagtattgccATGCTTATGGGATTCTAGTTTTTATAAGAGTGTGGGAGTAGTGAACTCTAGTGTAATTTCTATCAGGCAAAATGTTCACAGTAAATTCTATTTATTGCTTAAATAGTCCTAACTTCTCTATCTCCATATGATTTGAAAGACTGCCAAAAAGTGATGGAGATCTCAAAGGCCTTCTAAGAGGTTTCCAACCTTTTCAAGTATGAGGGctatttttaacataaaaaattttaaggaaaacacACAAACTTAAGTAGAGTTAAACAAAGATCAAAATGGTACAGCCGGGTGTGCATATACATTCAATGACCTGCTATAATTCCAAGACTACTAATCTAGTTCAACCTCTCTCTGGAATGGAATGCCACATGCAACATCCCGAATGAATGGCCATTCAGCCTTGCTAACTGAGAGGGAGCTCTCTATGTACAGAGGGGGCTCATTTCATTTCTGAACAGTTCTCATTTTGAGGGAATATCGGTTCTTTAGAGAGTAGGGTAAAATTATGGAAATACCATGCCGCACTTCGACTCAGAAAGTCTCTATCACTTAACCacagaccctaggcaagttatttcatcTCAAAACGCCGTTTCCCCCATTTTAGTTCCCATGACATTCTGTGCTTCCCTGCAAAGCCCATCCCTTTGTCCTGGTTGCTTATCATTATAGTTattaaatgaaaaagcaaaaaagtaACTAGACATAAGGACTCGGGGTTCAAGTTCTGACTCCGCCACACTCCTGCTGTGTCACTCAACTCTTCAGTGATCTGGGCAACACTCTAAGACCCTAAATTGCCAAGGAAGCGCTGACCTTTAGCaccagtgcctggcacgtagtaagcccaaaacaattttatttttatatgatattGATTACGgtaatattaataaatgttcCGTGCTTTGACCCGTATGGGTAGAGTGAGGTGGGAGTTCGAAATAACGAAGGAATCTCTGCTCCAGTCCTAATCTACTATCATTTGAAGGGCTTTTCACTTTTAAAAGCACCAAGACAGAAGACAAACCGGAGGACTTCTCTTCCAGCTACGAGAAATACTTGCATATATGGGGTTACCTGGAGGGATTAGAGTTTAGGTACAAAATCTCGTCCTATGCATACTCCAAGGTGAGCCCCACGAAGCCAAAGAGAGCTTCTCAAGTCCAGGGGAGACCTTGCGAGCCCACCTAAGCCCAGGAGAGCCCTGTAGAGTGCAGACAAGTCCCCTAAGCCAAGGCGAGCCCCGTGAGGTGCAGACGAGCCCTCTAAGCACTGGGGGGATCTCGGAGCCCCCAGAGCCTCAGGCAAGCCTGTGGAGTACTGACGAGCGCTCCTTCCACCCCCACCCGCAGGCTCTTACCAAGGTGAGGGCCACTTCCAGCATGGGGGCCAAGGCCAGGGTGCCATGGAAGAGGGGGATACAGTCCACGAAGAGGGTCTGGTGAGAGCTCAGGCCGCCGTGCGACGGCTGCTCTTTGCGGGGCTTCTGCTTCTCGGCTACAAGGAGTCCGTTGACGGCGCAATGGGGGTATTTGGCCCCGTGCAGCACCATCTTGCAGTAGGCCTGGGTGGTCAGCTTCACGCCGGGCATGGTGAGGCCTGGGCCTCGAGCCCGCGACTCCGGCAGCCGGGTGGCAGCGTCCCAGGCCGGTTTGGCCGGCGGCGAAGTCGACGTTGGTCCGGTCCGGCCCCGTCAGCATAGAGGGACGGGGTCCTCGACCTGGCCCCCGAGGCGCCTCGCCGCCCCTTCTCGTTTCCCGGGGTCCGCCGGATCGTGGGCTGTCAGCGCCTGTGCCGGGATGTGAAAGCGCTCGGCAGCCGCAGCACACCAGTGAGGCCGAACAGCTGCCTGACTCCTATCAGGGGGCCTGCCGCAAAGCGGCGCCGGTCGTAAAGCCGTCCCACGGCGGCTCTTCACGACGGCGAGATCCCGCTCTCCGGCAGGTAGGGGCGGTGGGCGGGGCCTCGTGCTCCCAGGTCCTCCAGTATCCCTAGAGCCTGCGCAGCGTCACGGCCTCTCTCTTCCGGTCGCGGGTTGCCGTAGTGTGGAGGGCAGTAGGAAGAGGCagcagcggcggcagcagcagcagcaggtgaGGCTGCAGCTGTGGCAGCTCGGCCAGACCCCGTTGCTCCTCGGGGCGGCGGAGCGACCGCTCTCTCCTCTGCGTCTGGGACCGGGAGAGGATGGGACGCCCCAGGCCAAAAGCCTGGGGTGACATTGAGCACTAGCGGGCCTGCGGGAACCAGGCCTCTGGGCGGCGGCGCGGCCTGCACACCGGTTCTTGGGCCGAATATGACCTTCAGGCTCTGGCCCAGGGGCGCGGCGAGGCGGAGGTGGATGGGGCGCCCATGCCGGGGCTCGGCGCTGACCGCTGCCGCCGCTTGTCATCCTAGTGACCTTGGGCCGGAAGAGGCCTGTCAGGTCCTCTCAGGCTTTGTTCGTCCTTTTTTCTCCAGGGTGGGGCGCAGGAGCCAGGGAGCGGAGTGAAGGTGGCTGGGGCCGAAAAGTAGTAAAACTGAATTTGGAGCTCAGAAATCTGGGTTCGAGTTCCCCCCTACTCTCTGCGGAATTGcactgagtgaccttggacaagacactGTTCCTCTTTGGGCCTTGGTTTTCTTACTTGTCAGACGAGAAAAGCTAGGTTGGCAGGATAGAGGGTCGCTACTGATATTTCACAGTAATGCTGTATGCTAggatcagaaaagaaaattatgtcaCACCTATATGCCCctatttattcccttccccatttGGGTGGGGGGAAACTATAGATTCATAGATAATGCACATGTTTTATAAGAGGAGACATATgccatatatgtgcatatgcacaAAGGAGACCATAATGTATTTAAGGGGAGACTTGtcgtgtatatatgtgtatatgggaGACCAGTACttatagtcattctcggtcaccgagagactaccactaacttcTATAATGCATATATTATGTAAAGAGAGACATGTAATATGTATATTTAGATTGGAAAATATAAAAGGGAAGACAGTTTTGTATAGGTGTATATGTATTGGAgactacatatattttaaaagaagagagtgttttatgtgtatatatgggagactataatacttatataatctatattataaaAGGGGAGATgttttacatgtgtatatatgtatatgggagGCTAAAATGCTTATGTAATATATAAGAGgagacatatatgtatgtatgtatgtggaaGACTATAATACTTATTTATGTAATACTCCTTATCTTTAGGAAAAGCTGTTTACAATCTTTAACTGCCCTAAGCtgattatttcttcatctgacccctttccccaaatttgtggctgtctccttcccttcccaccatcTTTAAACCTCCCTCTCCTTTGGGCATCTTGGCTCTAGATAGAGAGTGAGGACTGCCTGGGG encodes:
- the EMC8 gene encoding ER membrane protein complex subunit 8 isoform X3 encodes the protein MPGVKLTTQAYCKMVLHGAKYPHCAVNGLLVAEKQKPRKEQPSHGGLSSHQTLFVDCIPLFHGTLALAPMLEVALTLIDSWCKDNSYVIAGYYQANERIKDASPNQVAEKVASRIAEGFNDTALIM